The Bernardetia litoralis DSM 6794 genome includes a window with the following:
- a CDS encoding tetratricopeptide repeat protein: MRFCFIVFLVFGISFSVFAQSGQTVEELLKSARLEKSEQKLASALRYYLQAVNKLEKQNNKKALFQVYTEIGIIYQNGGLHDKAIEYFIKSQEVIDANSSSQAAVSMRLGESYLAQKDYPQTIAAYQNAKQIYQPQQKPYATIQALRQLITAYQANKDYQTALEANKEILEVDRSIGDSAAVAATLNNIGYVHKFLGNYSKAITSFDQARKIERKLGLEEDPITLTNVAIVYQNLTQYDNALRFLKEATKIVENKKEPKELARLYNITAAIYYQLGDYHNAREYNELALEYAKKYKQREITKDIHLTASQINQANNNYEDALKSYEKHLNIRDSLLLEERLKQQELLQQQFLIERTEKELQLYMVDEELKTAQLKEQELTLEKQNQELALLQQKQELQAERLEKEGLEKQRTKQELLIAQQQLNAEKARREVEDLQQKELNRQREVESLEQQADLNKQTLARERAEAEKKQAQAQAQANAKEAEREAQQKIVMIAAGLTLLILLVIGFAFLNSRKKNKELAQQKDQIESKNVELEQQTEEIQMQRDAVAHKSEQVNELYKKVTDSVRYAQRIQDAILVPPAQVFTNFGNKTEGFVLFKPRDIVSGDFYWTTEKNNKVILTAADCTGHGVPGAFMSLIGNDLLNEIVNFRGITAPHEILNELHAGVQNTLKQKETENRDGMDMALCVYDKEKNILEFAGAKNPLLYIQNGEIKVIKGDKKPIGGKDFYEEDSFTTHSIDLNEENAPKMFYIFSDGYQDQFGGIEGRKFMIKKLRGLLQEIHQKPMEQQHQILDETIIDWMKNEEQIDDILLMGFRIG, encoded by the coding sequence ATGCGTTTTTGTTTTATTGTTTTCTTGGTTTTTGGAATTAGCTTTTCTGTTTTTGCTCAAAGTGGCCAAACAGTAGAAGAGCTATTGAAATCTGCACGACTAGAGAAAAGTGAACAGAAGTTGGCAAGCGCACTCCGTTATTACCTTCAAGCTGTCAATAAATTAGAAAAACAAAATAATAAAAAAGCCCTATTTCAAGTCTATACTGAAATAGGAATTATCTATCAAAATGGAGGTTTGCACGATAAAGCCATCGAATACTTTATTAAATCTCAAGAAGTAATTGATGCAAACTCATCTTCTCAAGCTGCTGTTTCCATGCGTCTGGGAGAATCTTATTTAGCTCAAAAAGATTATCCACAAACGATTGCAGCATACCAAAATGCAAAACAGATTTATCAGCCACAACAAAAACCTTATGCAACCATACAGGCACTTCGCCAGCTTATAACAGCGTATCAAGCAAATAAAGATTATCAAACAGCATTAGAAGCAAATAAAGAAATTTTAGAAGTAGATAGAAGTATTGGAGATTCGGCAGCCGTTGCAGCTACTTTGAATAATATTGGTTATGTCCATAAATTTTTAGGAAATTATAGTAAGGCAATCACAAGTTTTGACCAAGCTAGAAAAATAGAACGAAAGCTAGGGTTAGAAGAAGACCCGATTACACTCACAAACGTAGCTATCGTCTATCAAAATCTAACTCAATATGATAATGCACTTCGTTTTTTGAAGGAAGCAACAAAAATTGTAGAAAATAAAAAAGAACCTAAAGAACTAGCTCGTCTTTATAATATTACAGCAGCTATTTATTATCAATTAGGTGATTATCACAATGCTAGAGAATACAATGAGCTTGCTTTAGAATATGCTAAAAAATACAAACAACGTGAAATAACAAAAGATATTCATCTAACAGCTTCTCAAATTAATCAAGCAAATAATAATTATGAAGATGCTTTAAAATCATACGAAAAGCACCTTAATATTCGTGATTCGTTGCTTTTAGAAGAGCGTTTGAAACAACAAGAACTCTTACAACAGCAGTTTTTGATAGAACGAACTGAAAAAGAATTACAACTTTACATGGTAGATGAAGAGTTAAAAACAGCACAATTAAAAGAACAAGAGCTTACACTAGAAAAACAAAATCAAGAATTAGCTTTATTACAACAAAAACAAGAATTACAAGCCGAAAGATTAGAAAAAGAAGGACTAGAAAAGCAGCGTACTAAGCAAGAATTATTAATTGCTCAACAACAACTTAATGCAGAAAAAGCAAGAAGAGAAGTTGAAGATTTACAACAAAAAGAACTTAATCGACAACGAGAAGTAGAAAGTTTGGAACAACAAGCTGATTTGAACAAACAAACATTAGCTAGAGAACGAGCAGAGGCTGAAAAAAAACAAGCACAAGCACAAGCACAAGCGAATGCAAAAGAAGCTGAAAGAGAAGCTCAACAAAAAATAGTTATGATTGCAGCTGGTCTGACGCTGCTTATTTTGCTCGTAATTGGATTTGCTTTTTTGAATTCTAGGAAGAAAAATAAAGAATTGGCACAACAAAAAGACCAAATTGAATCCAAAAATGTAGAATTAGAACAACAAACTGAAGAAATACAGATGCAGCGTGATGCTGTGGCACACAAAAGTGAACAAGTAAATGAACTCTATAAAAAAGTTACAGATAGTGTGCGTTATGCACAACGGATTCAAGATGCTATTTTAGTTCCTCCTGCACAAGTTTTTACTAATTTTGGAAATAAAACAGAAGGATTTGTATTATTCAAACCTCGTGATATTGTTTCAGGAGATTTTTATTGGACAACTGAAAAAAATAATAAAGTAATCTTGACGGCTGCCGACTGTACAGGACATGGTGTTCCAGGGGCATTTATGTCACTTATTGGAAATGATTTATTGAATGAAATTGTAAACTTTAGAGGAATTACTGCCCCCCATGAAATTTTGAATGAACTTCATGCAGGCGTGCAAAATACACTCAAACAAAAAGAAACAGAAAACCGAGATGGAATGGATATGGCTCTGTGTGTCTATGATAAAGAAAAAAATATATTAGAGTTTGCAGGCGCAAAAAATCCACTTCTTTATATTCAGAATGGAGAAATAAAAGTAATAAAAGGCGATAAAAAACCAATTGGAGGAAAGGATTTTTACGAAGAAGATTCTTTTACTACACATAGCATAGATTTGAATGAAGAAAATGCTCCTAAAATGTTTTATATTTTTTCTGATGGTTATCAAGACCAATTTGGAGGAATAGAGGGAAGAAAGTTTATGATAAAAAAATTAAGAGGATTGTTACAAGAAATTCATCAAAAACCAATGGAGCAACAACATCAAATTTTAGATGAAACAATAATTGATTGGATGAAAAATGAAGAGCAAATTGATGATATTTTATTAATGGGTTTTAGAATTGGATAA
- a CDS encoding KpsF/GutQ family sugar-phosphate isomerase — protein sequence MQSKINSYLDSANEVFDLEIDALQKAKQQIATTFQKAVELILSSKGKIVITGVGKSGIIAHKISATLASTGTPSVFLNASEALHGDLGMVSKGDIVIMLSKSGTTIELVKMLPTLHKVGAKTIGIFSNIETRLAKNLDLLLDATVEREACPLNLAPMSSTTVSLVIGDALAAALIKARDFKDKDFAVFHPAGQLGRNLLLTAADVMHNNENLPIVSAQNSLKEVVIVMTKYNLGAVCVCDETNKLEGIITDGDVRRFLTHSDTLTAKAEEIMTKNPISLNPTMRLSEVLNVMENKKRQIYVAPVIDEQNNCLGIVRMHDILGH from the coding sequence ATGCAATCCAAAATTAATTCTTACCTAGATTCAGCCAACGAAGTTTTTGATTTAGAAATTGATGCACTTCAAAAAGCAAAACAACAAATTGCTACAACATTTCAAAAAGCTGTTGAACTTATTTTATCTTCAAAAGGAAAAATTGTTATTACAGGAGTAGGAAAGTCAGGTATTATTGCCCACAAAATTTCTGCTACACTTGCCAGCACAGGAACTCCTTCTGTTTTCTTGAATGCTTCAGAAGCTCTTCATGGAGATTTGGGAATGGTTTCGAAAGGCGATATTGTGATTATGCTTTCTAAAAGTGGAACTACGATTGAGCTTGTCAAAATGCTGCCAACACTTCACAAAGTAGGTGCAAAAACAATCGGTATATTTAGTAATATAGAAACTCGTCTTGCTAAAAATCTAGATTTATTATTAGATGCAACTGTTGAGCGTGAAGCCTGTCCTTTGAATCTTGCCCCAATGAGTAGCACGACGGTTTCCCTTGTCATTGGCGATGCGCTGGCTGCTGCCTTGATAAAAGCACGAGATTTTAAAGATAAAGATTTTGCTGTTTTTCATCCTGCTGGACAATTGGGCAGAAATCTTTTACTTACGGCTGCCGATGTAATGCACAATAATGAAAACTTGCCTATTGTTTCGGCTCAAAATTCCCTCAAAGAAGTCGTTATTGTGATGACAAAATATAATTTGGGTGCTGTTTGTGTTTGTGATGAAACCAATAAATTAGAAGGAATAATTACGGACGGAGATGTAAGGCGTTTTCTGACTCATTCGGATACCTTAACAGCAAAAGCAGAGGAAATAATGACAAAAAATCCAATTTCTCTGAATCCTACCATGCGACTTTCAGAAGTTTTGAATGTAATGGAAAATAAAAAGCGTCAGATTTATGTTGCCCCTGTGATTGATGAGCAAAATAATTGCTTAGGAATTGTCAGAATGCATGATATTTTGGGTCATTAA
- a CDS encoding Rho termination factor N-terminal domain-containing protein, whose protein sequence is MIIKSLLEIAFYSSLLVVKKVSSTIEENLPFSDKKKQKTASLKIVKTISENEKVEDNKVTQKEKRTTSKKEIDYSSKTKKELYEIAQEIDLEGRSTMNKYQLLKALKEHKK, encoded by the coding sequence ATGATAATCAAAAGTTTACTTGAAATTGCCTTTTATAGTTCTTTGTTAGTAGTCAAAAAAGTAAGTTCTACAATCGAAGAAAATTTACCTTTTTCTGATAAGAAAAAACAGAAAACAGCTTCTTTAAAAATAGTAAAAACAATTTCAGAAAATGAAAAAGTAGAAGATAATAAAGTAACCCAAAAAGAAAAAAGAACTACTTCCAAAAAAGAAATTGATTATTCATCCAAAACAAAAAAAGAATTATACGAAATAGCTCAAGAAATTGACCTTGAAGGACGTTCGACAATGAATAAATATCAACTTTTGAAAGCTTTGAAAGAGCATAAGAAATAA
- a CDS encoding IS4 family transposase, with protein sequence MAKAKYASSSKVTKLVTVLSSHLTEFHLARVQFIGLFVIAVIKVGLGGLIQIATAFERNVECSSSLRRIERFLNDYHLDFKAITRLIVSLQGMDKWKDIVLCLDRTNWKVGKKNVNVLLLSAAYKNVSTPLIWSVFPKKGNSSTEERIELIERFLSIFPNLSISSIVADREFVGQKWFTYLSRKNVDFVMRLKSNFKATRKGKTKSIAAWCRGLAISETYHLDGVFIVNGVEVYLSVSRTQKGYIYLASPVFLENAFELYKQRWEIETLFKALKTQGFKLENTKLTEPEKIAKLLALCSIAFVWCYKVGEWKHKTTKIRVCSNGHNEYSFFRYGLLEIKKILNNPMIKEAKFNQKIKVLSME encoded by the coding sequence ATGGCAAAAGCAAAGTATGCTTCTAGTAGTAAAGTTACAAAATTAGTTACTGTTTTATCTTCTCATTTGACAGAGTTTCATCTTGCACGAGTTCAATTTATAGGTCTTTTTGTAATAGCTGTTATAAAAGTAGGCTTAGGAGGATTAATTCAAATTGCTACGGCTTTTGAACGGAATGTAGAATGCAGCTCCTCTTTACGTCGTATTGAACGCTTTTTAAATGATTATCACCTTGATTTTAAGGCAATTACTCGTTTAATTGTTTCTTTACAAGGTATGGATAAGTGGAAGGATATTGTTTTATGTCTTGACCGTACCAATTGGAAAGTGGGTAAAAAAAATGTAAATGTTTTGTTGCTTTCAGCAGCCTATAAGAATGTTTCAACTCCTCTTATTTGGTCTGTTTTTCCAAAAAAAGGAAACTCTTCTACTGAAGAGCGTATCGAATTAATAGAACGTTTTTTATCTATTTTTCCTAATCTGTCTATTTCTTCTATTGTAGCAGATAGGGAGTTTGTAGGTCAAAAATGGTTTACTTATCTGTCAAGAAAAAACGTTGATTTTGTAATGCGACTAAAGTCTAATTTTAAAGCGACTAGAAAGGGTAAAACAAAGTCAATTGCAGCATGGTGTAGAGGACTGGCTATTTCAGAAACATATCATTTAGATGGTGTTTTTATAGTCAATGGGGTAGAGGTATATTTATCTGTAAGTAGGACACAAAAAGGATATATTTATCTTGCTTCACCTGTTTTTTTAGAAAACGCTTTTGAGCTGTATAAACAACGTTGGGAGATAGAAACGTTGTTTAAGGCTCTAAAAACACAAGGTTTTAAGCTAGAAAATACAAAATTGACAGAACCAGAGAAAATAGCTAAATTACTTGCTCTTTGTTCTATTGCATTTGTTTGGTGTTACAAAGTAGGAGAGTGGAAACATAAAACAACAAAAATAAGGGTCTGTTCAAATGGGCATAATGAATACTCTTTTTTCCGATATGGATTACTAGAAATCAAAAAAATACTCAATAATCCAATGATTAAAGAAGCCAAATTCAATCAGAAAATTAAAGTTTTGTCAATGGAGTGA
- a CDS encoding GLPGLI family protein, whose product MYYTQKITSLFIIVILFSAFHFFYKKQAIIEYDYVTPARTEQQLEESIKKIKEILPEGDTREKIIALKISDNKPSIFRKKLVFDNERAIYTDETMKNYPLKIGEYNVFFDIEKKEYIAQSYIFNKPFVVEKEVIELDWTYPNETKQIGAFKAKKAIAKKDTTFFAEVWYTNDLPAIPLEDLYGLKGGIVEATFAEGQKLILKNFTTALSEEDIIEKPSKGKNISEKKFKLLEIQKTKELNEGAKNRIKN is encoded by the coding sequence ATGTATTATACCCAAAAAATAACCTCGCTTTTTATTATTGTTATTTTGTTTTCTGCTTTTCATTTTTTTTATAAAAAACAAGCTATTATAGAATATGATTATGTAACTCCTGCCAGAACAGAACAACAGTTAGAAGAAAGCATTAAGAAGATAAAAGAAATATTACCTGAAGGAGACACTAGAGAAAAAATCATTGCCTTAAAAATATCAGATAATAAGCCATCTATTTTTCGTAAGAAATTGGTTTTTGATAATGAGAGAGCAATTTATACAGATGAAACAATGAAAAACTATCCTTTGAAAATAGGAGAATACAATGTTTTTTTTGATATAGAAAAAAAAGAATACATTGCTCAATCTTATATTTTTAACAAGCCTTTTGTTGTAGAAAAAGAAGTAATTGAATTAGATTGGACATATCCAAATGAAACAAAACAAATTGGAGCTTTTAAAGCTAAAAAAGCAATAGCCAAAAAAGATACTACTTTTTTTGCAGAGGTTTGGTACACCAATGACTTGCCTGCTATTCCATTAGAAGATTTGTATGGACTAAAAGGTGGAATTGTAGAAGCTACTTTTGCAGAAGGACAAAAACTCATACTTAAAAATTTTACCACTGCTCTTTCAGAAGAAGATATTATTGAAAAGCCTTCCAAAGGAAAAAATATCTCTGAAAAAAAATTTAAATTACTTGAAATACAAAAAACAAAAGAACTAAATGAAGGCGCAAAAAATAGGATTAAAAATTAA
- a CDS encoding GLPGLI family protein: protein MKAQKIGLKIKFLPVLLFLFVFSTACSEIQTGKATYTFTVKASNEFMQKQRETAEVMAGGDEELVEEVMKDIIKMNTKRIYSLFFQENKTVFSMDTEWYGQEDINKTYIDYQAKEIIRPREGEVRRKPFSKADWKITDETKKIGKWNVRKAIAKFDEQEITAWFVKDDNLRITPKNYTGLEGIVVELILEKGATYTLTNLEFDKSIKVDLP from the coding sequence ATGAAGGCGCAAAAAATAGGATTAAAAATTAAATTCTTACCTGTATTATTATTTCTGTTTGTCTTCTCAACTGCTTGCAGTGAAATCCAGACAGGAAAAGCAACTTATACGTTTACTGTTAAAGCAAGTAATGAGTTTATGCAAAAACAAAGAGAAACTGCCGAAGTAATGGCAGGAGGAGATGAGGAATTAGTTGAGGAGGTTATGAAGGATATAATTAAAATGAATACTAAGCGTATCTACTCTCTATTTTTTCAAGAAAATAAAACTGTCTTTAGTATGGATACAGAGTGGTATGGACAAGAAGATATTAATAAGACCTACATAGATTATCAAGCAAAAGAAATAATTAGACCTAGAGAAGGAGAAGTAAGAAGAAAACCATTTTCTAAAGCAGATTGGAAAATTACAGATGAAACAAAGAAAATAGGTAAATGGAATGTCCGAAAGGCAATTGCAAAATTTGATGAGCAAGAAATTACTGCTTGGTTTGTTAAAGATGATAATTTGAGAATTACACCTAAAAATTATACTGGTTTAGAAGGAATTGTAGTAGAGTTAATACTTGAAAAAGGCGCAACCTACACACTTACCAACTTAGAATTTGATAAATCTATAAAAGTTGATTTACCTTAA